One region of Esox lucius isolate fEsoLuc1 chromosome 17, fEsoLuc1.pri, whole genome shotgun sequence genomic DNA includes:
- the LOC105023683 gene encoding CTTNBP2 N-terminal-like protein isoform X2 — translation MESLSKSELLMLFSVLEGELEARDVVIEALRAQCRDSYVEVRYGKYNLSDPFLALQRDSEALGVQDPGVHQAAAQASPLTVLKLVVTHCRRMQEKMLAQLAAAERRHRKVIVDLEEERRRHAEDTAEGDDVTYILEKERERLLQQLEFERDKVHRQEREQKKLLEQLEEERAHHKQLSSTLAKECKWASQRALEEGHRLAEAGRRLEKEQGEVQALRAELQDERRRALQMEARVEEQLAEFDTEREQLRSRLKREEARYGQLQEQVEALRKELRGGTLAVDMGETRAPPADAPLPPQCTSQTEAGEEHKVNGHHGYPGEDTLAERLCQDNWSENVCPVSLSPALPTQRLSPCSTGSSSLTSSPCSSPQLAKQLALACSPSYQSSYQAGINQRFHAARHKFQGHAEPEQQQQGVGGGGGGGSLPQSPRDLSPSPSPSPEPIPIHSQAKQLARSTVTQVLSRFTVQQGARPPPPNSSPFGTDYRNLAPPSPVIPRGPGGAPPPGVRSPSIPRADRGNPPPIPPKKPGLAQSPVSPVPAARSSHFPELSGSCGLSSSQENVKERDMVVSSSS, via the exons ACGTGGAGGTCCGTTACGGAAAATACAACCTGAGCGACCCCTTTCTGGCTCTGCAGAGGGACAGCGAGGCCTTGGGGGTGCAGGACCCTGGGGTCCACCAGGCCGCAGCCCAAGCCAGTCCGCTGACCGTTCTCAAGCTGGTGGTCACCCACTGCAGGCGGATGCAGGAGAAGATGCTGGCCCAGCTAGCCGCAGCCGAAAGAAGGCACAGAAAG GTCATTGTCgatctggaggaggagaggagaaggcaTGCAGAGGACACGGCCGAGGGTGACGATGTCACTTACATCTTGGAAAAGGAGCGGGAACGCCTTTTGCAACAG CTGGAGTTTGAGCGGGACAAGGTGCATCGCCAGGAGAGGGAGCAGAAAAAGCTCCTGGAACagttggaggaggagagggcgCACCACAAGCAGCTCTCCTCCACCCTGGCCAAAGAGTGCAAGTGGGCCAGCCAGCGGGCCCTGGAGGAGGGTCACCGTCTGGCCGAGGCTGGCCGTCGGCTGGAGAAGGAGCAGGGGGAGGTCCAGGCCCTGCGGGCCGAGCTgcaggatgagaggaggagggcCCTGCAGATGGAGGCCAGGGTGGAGGAGCAGCTGGCTGAGtttgacacagagagagaacagcTCCGCTCCCGGCTCAAGAGGGAGGAGGCCCGGTATGGTCAGCTGCAGGAGCAGGTGGAGGCCCTGAGGAAAGAGTTGCGGGGAGGGACGCTAGCTgtggacatgggggaaacaagAGCACCTCCCGCGGATGCGCCACTGCCACCACAATGCACCAGCCAGACAGAGGCGGGCGAGGAGCACAAGGTCAACGGGCACCATGGCTACCCTGGTGAGGACACGCTTGCAGAAAGACTGTGCCAGGACAACTGGAGCGAGAACGTCTGCCCTGTCTCGCTCTCCCCTGCCTTACCGACCCAGCGCCTGTCCCCCTGCAGCACAGGCtcctcctccctcacctcctccccctgCTCCTCTCCTCAACTGGCCAAGCAGCTGGCCCTGGCCTGCAGCCCCAGCTACCAGTCTTCCTACCAGGCGGGCATTAACCAGCGCTTTCACGCCGCCCGCCACAAGTTCCAGGGCCACGCTGAGCCAGAGCAGCAACAGCAGGGTGTAGGAGGGGGAGGAGGCGGTGGCAGCCTGCCCCAGTCCCCCAGAGACCTGTCCCCGTCGCCCAGCCCGTCCCCTGAGCCCATCCCCATCCACAGCCAGGCCAAGCAGCTGGCCCGCAGCACCGTCACACAGGTCCTGTCCCGCTTCACAGTCCAGCAGGGCGCCAGACCTCCGCCGCCCAACAGCTCCCCGTTCGGTACCGACTACCGGAACCtggcccctccctcccccgtcaTCCCCAGGGGGCCCGGCGGCGCTCCTCCCCCGGGGGTCcgctctccctccatcccccgaGCAGACAGGGGCAACCCGCCCCCGATCCCCCCGAAGAAGCCTGGACTGGCCCAGTCACCGGTGTCACCCGTCCCTGCTGCCAGGAGCAGCCACTTCCCTGAGCTGTCAGGAAGCTGTGGCTTGAGCAGCAGCCAGGAGAACGTTAAAGAGCGGGACATGGTGGTTTCATCAAGCAGCTAG
- the LOC105023683 gene encoding CTTNBP2 N-terminal-like protein isoform X1 translates to MLEITKALKTHMKESQKNMESLSKSELLMLFSVLEGELEARDVVIEALRAQCRDSYVEVRYGKYNLSDPFLALQRDSEALGVQDPGVHQAAAQASPLTVLKLVVTHCRRMQEKMLAQLAAAERRHRKVIVDLEEERRRHAEDTAEGDDVTYILEKERERLLQQLEFERDKVHRQEREQKKLLEQLEEERAHHKQLSSTLAKECKWASQRALEEGHRLAEAGRRLEKEQGEVQALRAELQDERRRALQMEARVEEQLAEFDTEREQLRSRLKREEARYGQLQEQVEALRKELRGGTLAVDMGETRAPPADAPLPPQCTSQTEAGEEHKVNGHHGYPGEDTLAERLCQDNWSENVCPVSLSPALPTQRLSPCSTGSSSLTSSPCSSPQLAKQLALACSPSYQSSYQAGINQRFHAARHKFQGHAEPEQQQQGVGGGGGGGSLPQSPRDLSPSPSPSPEPIPIHSQAKQLARSTVTQVLSRFTVQQGARPPPPNSSPFGTDYRNLAPPSPVIPRGPGGAPPPGVRSPSIPRADRGNPPPIPPKKPGLAQSPVSPVPAARSSHFPELSGSCGLSSSQENVKERDMVVSSSS, encoded by the exons ACGTGGAGGTCCGTTACGGAAAATACAACCTGAGCGACCCCTTTCTGGCTCTGCAGAGGGACAGCGAGGCCTTGGGGGTGCAGGACCCTGGGGTCCACCAGGCCGCAGCCCAAGCCAGTCCGCTGACCGTTCTCAAGCTGGTGGTCACCCACTGCAGGCGGATGCAGGAGAAGATGCTGGCCCAGCTAGCCGCAGCCGAAAGAAGGCACAGAAAG GTCATTGTCgatctggaggaggagaggagaaggcaTGCAGAGGACACGGCCGAGGGTGACGATGTCACTTACATCTTGGAAAAGGAGCGGGAACGCCTTTTGCAACAG CTGGAGTTTGAGCGGGACAAGGTGCATCGCCAGGAGAGGGAGCAGAAAAAGCTCCTGGAACagttggaggaggagagggcgCACCACAAGCAGCTCTCCTCCACCCTGGCCAAAGAGTGCAAGTGGGCCAGCCAGCGGGCCCTGGAGGAGGGTCACCGTCTGGCCGAGGCTGGCCGTCGGCTGGAGAAGGAGCAGGGGGAGGTCCAGGCCCTGCGGGCCGAGCTgcaggatgagaggaggagggcCCTGCAGATGGAGGCCAGGGTGGAGGAGCAGCTGGCTGAGtttgacacagagagagaacagcTCCGCTCCCGGCTCAAGAGGGAGGAGGCCCGGTATGGTCAGCTGCAGGAGCAGGTGGAGGCCCTGAGGAAAGAGTTGCGGGGAGGGACGCTAGCTgtggacatgggggaaacaagAGCACCTCCCGCGGATGCGCCACTGCCACCACAATGCACCAGCCAGACAGAGGCGGGCGAGGAGCACAAGGTCAACGGGCACCATGGCTACCCTGGTGAGGACACGCTTGCAGAAAGACTGTGCCAGGACAACTGGAGCGAGAACGTCTGCCCTGTCTCGCTCTCCCCTGCCTTACCGACCCAGCGCCTGTCCCCCTGCAGCACAGGCtcctcctccctcacctcctccccctgCTCCTCTCCTCAACTGGCCAAGCAGCTGGCCCTGGCCTGCAGCCCCAGCTACCAGTCTTCCTACCAGGCGGGCATTAACCAGCGCTTTCACGCCGCCCGCCACAAGTTCCAGGGCCACGCTGAGCCAGAGCAGCAACAGCAGGGTGTAGGAGGGGGAGGAGGCGGTGGCAGCCTGCCCCAGTCCCCCAGAGACCTGTCCCCGTCGCCCAGCCCGTCCCCTGAGCCCATCCCCATCCACAGCCAGGCCAAGCAGCTGGCCCGCAGCACCGTCACACAGGTCCTGTCCCGCTTCACAGTCCAGCAGGGCGCCAGACCTCCGCCGCCCAACAGCTCCCCGTTCGGTACCGACTACCGGAACCtggcccctccctcccccgtcaTCCCCAGGGGGCCCGGCGGCGCTCCTCCCCCGGGGGTCcgctctccctccatcccccgaGCAGACAGGGGCAACCCGCCCCCGATCCCCCCGAAGAAGCCTGGACTGGCCCAGTCACCGGTGTCACCCGTCCCTGCTGCCAGGAGCAGCCACTTCCCTGAGCTGTCAGGAAGCTGTGGCTTGAGCAGCAGCCAGGAGAACGTTAAAGAGCGGGACATGGTGGTTTCATCAAGCAGCTAG